The sequence below is a genomic window from Sorangiineae bacterium MSr12523.
AGGAGAATTGCAACGAGGAGGAGGCCGTATTCGATGGCGGTTGCACCCTTCTCGTCCTTGACCAGCTGCATGATGTCTTTGTTCATAGGAATTCTCCTGGTTGTCGTCGTTTTTTAGGGGGGGTAGGTGCTGCGGGTGCTGCGTGCTTCGGAGAATAGCTATTACACGCTCCGTGCCAGGCATCCGCGCGCGAAATCCCCGGGAAATGTGCATGCGAAAGCCCGAAAAGGCTGGACGGACATCCGTTCATTGAACGGCAAATCAACGAGCGCGGTTACTTCGGTGTGCCTTGCGCGGATCGCGCATGGGACGCAGATCCGCGGACATCATGGCCCAACTCGAGATCGACCTATTCTCCGACATCGTCTGCCCCTGGTGCTTCATCGGCTCGCATCGGCTCGACCAAGTGCTCGCCTCGGAGGAGGACGTGGTGGTGAATTACCGCACGTTCATGCTCGACCCCACCATTCCGCCGGAAGGGGAGAGCATCCGCGACCGTCTGCGCCGCAAGTACGGTGTCGAGCCCGAGCGCGCCTTCGCGACCGTCGAGGCGGCGGCCCGCGAGAGTGGCCTCGT
It includes:
- a CDS encoding Flp family type IVb pilin; the encoded protein is MNKDIMQLVKDEKGATAIEYGLLLVAILLIVAGAYKKLGKAVKGAANDAKGEF